One Streptomyces sp. NBC_00554 DNA segment encodes these proteins:
- a CDS encoding DUF742 domain-containing protein, translated as MTPPNASHDPYASTYEEEGDQPLVRPYAMTGGRTRPRYQLAIEALISTTADPAQLMGLLPEHQRICHLCREVKSVAEVSALLSMPLGVARILVADLAEAGLVAIHQPGGDENNGGAPDVTLLERVLSGLRKL; from the coding sequence ATGACCCCGCCCAACGCCTCTCATGATCCGTACGCGTCGACGTACGAGGAAGAGGGCGACCAGCCGCTGGTACGTCCGTACGCGATGACCGGCGGCCGGACCCGGCCGCGCTACCAGCTCGCCATCGAGGCACTGATCAGCACCACGGCCGACCCGGCGCAGCTGATGGGGCTCCTTCCCGAGCACCAGCGGATCTGCCACCTGTGCCGTGAGGTGAAGTCCGTCGCCGAGGTGTCGGCGCTCCTGTCCATGCCACTGGGTGTGGCACGGATCCTTGTCGCGGACCTCGCCGAGGCCGGACTCGTCGCCATCCATCAGCCGGGCGGCGACGAGAACAACGGCGGCGCGCCGGACGTGACTTTGCTCGAAAGGGTGCTCAGTGGACTTCGCAAGCTCTGA
- a CDS encoding acyl-CoA carboxylase subunit epsilon, which yields MDTPDIRVEKGHAEPEEVAAITAILLARAAAAPASATSHNSARPKAGWRRLEREPGFRAPHSWHG from the coding sequence ATGGACACCCCTGACATCCGCGTCGAGAAGGGCCACGCCGAGCCCGAGGAAGTCGCCGCCATCACGGCCATCCTGCTGGCTCGCGCGGCGGCCGCGCCCGCTTCCGCCACGTCCCACAACTCCGCCCGCCCCAAGGCCGGCTGGCGCCGCCTGGAGCGCGAGCCCGGCTTCCGGGCACCGCACAGCTGGCACGGCTAG
- a CDS encoding ATP/GTP-binding protein, with protein MDFASSDGGRATTSAKIVVAGGFGVGKTTFVGAVSEINPLRTEAVMTSASAGIDDLTHTGDKTTTTVAMDFGRITLDQDLILYLFGTPGQDRFWFMWDDLVRGAIGAVVLVDTRRLADCFPAVDYFENSGLPFVIALNGFDGHQPYNPEEVREALQIGPDAPIITTDARHRADAKSALITLVEHALMARLR; from the coding sequence GTGGACTTCGCAAGCTCTGACGGAGGCCGGGCGACCACCTCCGCGAAGATCGTGGTGGCGGGTGGCTTCGGCGTCGGCAAGACCACGTTCGTGGGCGCCGTCTCGGAGATCAACCCGCTGCGCACGGAGGCCGTCATGACGTCCGCGTCCGCGGGCATCGACGACCTCACCCACACCGGGGACAAGACCACCACCACGGTGGCCATGGACTTCGGCCGCATCACCCTGGACCAGGACCTGATCCTGTACCTCTTCGGTACGCCGGGTCAGGACCGCTTCTGGTTCATGTGGGACGACCTGGTCCGCGGCGCCATCGGCGCGGTGGTCCTGGTGGACACCCGCCGTCTCGCCGACTGCTTCCCGGCGGTCGACTACTTCGAGAACTCGGGTCTCCCGTTCGTCATCGCCCTCAACGGCTTCGACGGACACCAGCCGTACAACCCCGAAGAGGTCCGTGAGGCCCTCCAGATCGGTCCGGACGCCCCGATCATCACGACGGACGCCCGGCACCGCGCGGACGCGAAGAGCGCGTTGATCACGCTCGTCGAACATGCGCTCATGGCTCGTCTGCGGTAG
- a CDS encoding DUF742 domain-containing protein, translating into MATPPGGSSSGNWSYGPGQGQGGQGDGSQNPNRYNFPSAPTPRHQPYAPQGPQGPGPSPYDQPSAPRIQPVQPQRRNPEPSPGGTSHNPLVRPYAMTGGRTRPRYQLAIEALVHTTAQPHQMQGQLPEHQRICNLCREIKSVAEISALLTIPLGVARILVADLAEAGLVAIHQPGGDESAGGQPAVTLLERVLSGLRKL; encoded by the coding sequence GTGGCAACACCCCCAGGCGGTTCGTCTTCGGGCAACTGGTCGTACGGCCCCGGCCAGGGGCAGGGCGGCCAGGGTGACGGTTCACAGAACCCGAACCGGTACAACTTCCCCTCCGCGCCAACCCCGCGGCATCAGCCGTACGCGCCCCAGGGCCCCCAGGGTCCCGGTCCGTCGCCGTACGACCAGCCGTCGGCGCCGCGCATCCAGCCTGTGCAACCGCAGCGCCGCAACCCTGAGCCGTCGCCCGGTGGGACGTCGCACAACCCTCTGGTACGCCCATACGCCATGACGGGTGGCCGTACCAGGCCCCGCTACCAGCTCGCCATCGAGGCGCTGGTACACACGACCGCACAGCCGCACCAGATGCAGGGGCAGTTGCCCGAGCATCAGCGGATCTGCAACCTCTGCCGGGAGATCAAGTCGGTGGCCGAAATCTCGGCCTTGCTGACGATCCCTCTCGGTGTGGCCAGGATTCTCGTCGCCGACTTGGCGGAGGCGGGCCTGGTCGCCATTCATCAGCCCGGCGGCGACGAGAGCGCCGGCGGCCAGCCAGCCGTGACATTGCTCGAAAGGGTGCTCAGTGGACTTCGCAAGCTCTAG
- a CDS encoding roadblock/LC7 domain-containing protein, translating to MSQAAQNLNWLITNFVDNTPGVSHTVVVSADGLLLAMSEGFPRDRADQLAAVASGLTSLTAGASRIFEGGTVAQTVVEMERGFLFLMSVSDGSSLAVLSHPECDIGLVGYEMALLVDRAGAVLTPDLRAELQGSLLH from the coding sequence ATGAGCCAGGCCGCACAGAACCTGAACTGGTTGATCACCAACTTCGTGGACAACACCCCTGGGGTGTCCCACACCGTCGTCGTGTCCGCCGACGGTCTCCTTCTGGCAATGTCCGAAGGCTTCCCGCGCGACCGCGCCGACCAGCTCGCGGCCGTCGCGTCCGGGCTCACCTCGCTGACCGCCGGGGCGTCCCGGATCTTCGAGGGCGGCACGGTTGCTCAGACAGTCGTGGAGATGGAGCGCGGCTTCCTTTTCCTGATGTCCGTCTCCGACGGATCGTCTTTGGCGGTCCTCTCCCACCCGGAGTGCGACATCGGCCTTGTCGGCTACGAGATGGCACTGCTCGTCGACCGCGCGGGCGCAGTGCTCACGCCGGACCTGCGCGCCGAACTACAGGGAAGTCTGCTCCACTAA
- a CDS encoding roadblock/LC7 domain-containing protein: MSQAAQNLNWLITNFVDNTPGVSHTVVVSADGLLLAMSDGFPRDRADQLAAVASGLTSLTAGASRIFEGGHVNQTVVEMERGFLFIMSVSDGSSLAVLAHPEADIGLVGYEMALLVDRAGTVLTPDLRAELQGSLLN, from the coding sequence ATGAGCCAGGCGGCGCAGAACCTGAACTGGTTGATCACCAACTTCGTGGACAACACCCCTGGGGTGTCCCACACGGTGGTGGTCTCCGCCGACGGACTCCTTCTGGCGATGTCCGACGGCTTTCCCCGTGACCGCGCCGACCAGTTGGCAGCAGTCGCATCCGGTCTGACCTCGTTGACCGCGGGAGCCTCCCGCATCTTCGAGGGCGGCCATGTGAACCAGACGGTTGTGGAGATGGAGCGGGGATTCCTCTTCATCATGTCCGTTTCCGATGGTTCGTCTCTCGCCGTACTCGCACACCCGGAGGCGGACATTGGCCTCGTTGGGTACGAGATGGCACTTCTGGTGGACCGTGCAGGTACGGTCCTGACCCCGGACCTTCGAGCAGAGCTCCAGGGGAGCCTTCTCAACTAA
- a CDS encoding nitrate- and nitrite sensing domain-containing protein: MRRSKNGPEPSARGNFTPPPRVAAPAQMPGSPEPMPAPAPSGSRFSPRNWRVPTRLNAILLIPVVVGLVMGGFQVKSSIDTWQEAENAEKTARLVQAALTYGDRLYVERDVSAQPLLTGKGEKNEIVVKARAATDSAADAFDEAAQNMPQTAGLQRRLEVFRKVEPGLAALRKAAYTSALTGVQTEEGYTQIQHPLMEFSNELGLGTGNITSYGRTVYAVSLAKASASLQRSIGMHLLLKPGPTAEDLGKQRVALSSYAYLEGIAVEEYIGGGTEADAAKLEAAQKKLKTDGAAQAKAAAEAAAAEGKTYVPPPSGDTAMVSALATLSSTDESTREGLATQGVTPDNFWAVNTGKYTAYRALESDLTDKAVAEASDISDTAKRDAIITGAAVVIALLAAFILAGMVARQMSRAMRQLRNAAFNVAEQRLPMLVDQLSRTDPGRVDTRVQAIPITTTDEIGEVARAFDQVHREAVRLAAEQALLRGNINAIFTNLSRRNQSLIEGQLTLITDLENNEADPDQLENLFRLDHLATRMRRNGENLLVLAGEEPGRRWDQPVPLVDVLRAASSEVEQYERIELSGVPEAEIHGRAVTDLVHLLAELLENATTFSSPQTKVRVTATRLPDGRIMVEIHDKGIGLTAEDFADINHKLANPPTVDAAISQRMGLFVVGRLSDRHGIRVQLRPSGEQAGTTSLVMLPDAITHGGGGGETIQRDEFTVSQIIPEQQPAFQGEPFQGQQPLRTAAELGFDDSRYEVPDDIRELDPVGRSLMREERRAALEAQAGGQPEALEAQSYQEGFEAQQPAYDNGQPSYDGAPAYDNGQAAYDNGQAPYEEQQATYDQQTAYEEPQQGSYDETYFPSNGGYPEPAYAEPVQEEHSGNRNAAPGTFSAFAEPSYRDDWPQQEAEQNAYRSEYAPEADSTKIADAGEQDRVGFSRPGPAPSAPHTLTNAGLPRRGATANGSAGANGQRAVEQRDQTPPAAAPATTQGPDDWRSSNDDRWQRAEQLKKPKAGGVTSSGLPRRVPKANLVEGTAESTPQGGPQVSRAPEDIRGRLSNLRRGVQQGRNAGSDTNGQGLGPDSTYNQER; the protein is encoded by the coding sequence GTGAGGCGAAGCAAGAACGGTCCCGAGCCGTCGGCACGGGGCAACTTCACCCCGCCGCCGCGCGTCGCGGCGCCCGCACAGATGCCCGGCTCCCCGGAGCCCATGCCGGCGCCCGCGCCGAGTGGCAGTCGTTTCTCCCCGCGCAACTGGCGCGTGCCGACCAGGCTGAACGCGATTCTGCTCATCCCCGTGGTGGTCGGCCTTGTCATGGGCGGCTTCCAGGTGAAGAGCTCGATCGACACCTGGCAGGAGGCCGAGAACGCCGAGAAGACGGCACGTCTGGTGCAGGCCGCGCTGACCTACGGCGACAGGCTGTACGTCGAGCGCGATGTCAGCGCCCAGCCGCTGCTGACCGGCAAGGGCGAGAAGAACGAGATCGTCGTCAAGGCACGCGCGGCCACGGACTCGGCCGCCGACGCCTTCGACGAGGCCGCCCAGAACATGCCCCAGACGGCCGGCCTGCAGCGCCGCCTGGAGGTCTTCCGCAAGGTCGAGCCCGGCCTCGCCGCCCTGCGCAAGGCCGCGTACACCTCCGCCCTCACCGGCGTGCAGACCGAAGAGGGCTACACCCAGATCCAGCACCCGCTGATGGAGTTCTCCAACGAACTCGGTCTGGGCACCGGAAACATCACCAGCTACGGCCGAACCGTCTACGCGGTCTCGCTCGCCAAGGCCTCGGCATCGCTTCAGCGGTCCATCGGCATGCACCTGCTGCTCAAGCCCGGCCCCACCGCCGAGGACCTCGGCAAGCAGCGCGTCGCCCTCTCCTCGTACGCCTACCTCGAGGGCATCGCCGTCGAGGAGTACATCGGCGGTGGCACCGAGGCCGACGCGGCCAAGCTGGAAGCCGCACAGAAGAAGCTGAAGACCGACGGCGCGGCGCAGGCCAAGGCAGCCGCCGAGGCAGCCGCCGCCGAGGGCAAGACCTATGTGCCCCCGCCGTCCGGCGACACCGCGATGGTCTCGGCGCTCGCGACGCTTTCGTCCACGGACGAGAGCACCCGCGAGGGGCTCGCCACGCAGGGCGTCACCCCGGACAACTTCTGGGCGGTCAACACCGGCAAGTACACCGCCTACCGCGCGCTCGAGTCGGATCTGACCGACAAGGCCGTGGCCGAGGCCTCCGACATCTCCGACACCGCCAAGCGCGACGCCATCATCACCGGTGCCGCCGTCGTGATCGCCCTGCTCGCCGCGTTCATCCTGGCCGGCATGGTCGCCCGCCAGATGAGCCGCGCGATGCGCCAGCTGCGCAACGCGGCCTTCAACGTCGCCGAGCAGCGCCTGCCGATGCTGGTCGACCAGCTCTCCCGCACGGACCCGGGCCGCGTCGACACCCGCGTACAGGCCATCCCGATCACCACGACGGACGAGATCGGCGAAGTCGCCCGCGCCTTCGACCAGGTCCACCGCGAGGCCGTACGACTGGCCGCCGAGCAGGCCCTCCTGCGAGGCAACATCAACGCGATCTTCACCAACCTGTCGCGCCGCAACCAGTCCCTGATCGAGGGCCAGCTGACCCTGATCACCGACCTGGAGAACAACGAGGCCGACCCGGACCAGCTGGAGAACCTCTTCCGCCTGGACCACCTCGCGACCCGTATGCGCCGCAACGGCGAGAACCTCCTGGTCCTCGCCGGCGAGGAGCCGGGCCGCCGCTGGGACCAGCCGGTCCCGCTGGTCGACGTGCTGCGCGCCGCCTCCTCCGAGGTGGAGCAGTACGAGCGCATCGAGCTCTCCGGTGTCCCGGAGGCCGAGATCCACGGCCGCGCCGTGACCGACCTCGTGCACCTGCTCGCCGAGCTCCTGGAGAACGCCACCACGTTCTCCTCCCCGCAGACCAAGGTCCGCGTCACCGCGACCCGTCTCCCGGACGGCCGCATCATGGTCGAGATCCACGACAAGGGCATCGGCCTCACCGCCGAGGACTTCGCGGACATCAACCACAAGCTGGCCAACCCGCCGACCGTGGACGCCGCGATCTCGCAGCGCATGGGCCTCTTCGTGGTCGGGCGCCTGTCCGACCGGCACGGCATCCGCGTCCAGCTCCGCCCCTCGGGCGAGCAGGCCGGTACGACCTCCCTGGTCATGCTCCCCGACGCGATCACCCACGGTGGTGGCGGCGGCGAGACGATCCAGCGCGACGAGTTCACCGTCTCGCAGATCATCCCGGAGCAGCAGCCGGCCTTCCAGGGCGAGCCTTTCCAGGGCCAGCAGCCGCTGCGTACGGCCGCCGAGCTCGGTTTCGACGACAGCCGCTACGAAGTCCCGGACGACATACGCGAGTTGGACCCCGTAGGCCGCTCGCTGATGCGCGAGGAGCGCCGTGCGGCCCTGGAGGCCCAGGCAGGGGGCCAGCCGGAGGCTCTGGAGGCTCAGAGCTACCAGGAGGGCTTCGAGGCCCAGCAGCCCGCGTACGACAACGGACAGCCGTCCTACGACGGCGCTCCGGCGTACGACAACGGGCAGGCTGCTTACGACAACGGGCAGGCCCCGTACGAGGAGCAGCAGGCGACGTACGACCAGCAGACGGCGTACGAGGAGCCGCAGCAGGGTTCGTACGACGAGACGTACTTCCCGTCGAACGGCGGCTACCCGGAGCCCGCGTACGCGGAGCCGGTCCAGGAAGAGCACTCGGGGAACCGGAACGCCGCCCCGGGGACGTTCTCGGCCTTCGCGGAGCCGTCCTACCGGGACGACTGGCCGCAGCAGGAGGCGGAGCAGAACGCGTACCGGTCCGAGTACGCTCCGGAAGCGGATTCCACGAAGATCGCTGACGCGGGTGAGCAGGACCGCGTAGGCTTCAGCCGTCCGGGACCGGCCCCTTCCGCCCCCCACACGCTGACCAACGCCGGTCTGCCCCGCCGCGGTGCCACCGCGAACGGCAGCGCCGGCGCCAACGGCCAGCGGGCCGTGGAGCAGAGGGACCAGACGCCGCCGGCGGCGGCGCCGGCGACCACGCAGGGTCCCGACGACTGGCGGTCGTCCAACGACGACCGTTGGCAGCGCGCCGAGCAGCTCAAGAAGCCCAAGGCGGGCGGGGTCACCTCGTCCGGACTGCCGCGGCGGGTGCCCAAGGCCAACCTGGTCGAGGGAACCGCGGAATCGACCCCGCAGGGCGGCCCCCAGGTCTCCCGCGCCCCTGAGGACATCCGTGGCAGGTTGAGCAACCTGCGCCGCGGTGTACAGCAGGGTCGCAATGCAGGTAGTGACACGAACGGCCAGGGCCTCGGTCCTGACAGCACCTACAACCAGGAGCGTTAG
- a CDS encoding ATP/GTP-binding protein — protein MDFASSSGGPSRSTTSAKIVVAGGFGVGKTTFVGAVSEINPLRTEAVMTSASAGIDDLTHTGDKTTTTVAMDFGRITLDQDLILYLFGTPGQDRFWFMWDDLVRGAIGAIVLVDTRRLADCFPAVDYFENSGLPFVIALNGFDGSQPYNPDEVREALQIGPDTPIITTDARHRADAKSALITLVEHALMARLR, from the coding sequence GTGGACTTCGCAAGCTCTAGCGGAGGGCCTTCCCGCTCCACCACGTCCGCGAAGATCGTGGTGGCGGGCGGCTTCGGCGTGGGCAAGACCACGTTCGTCGGGGCCGTCTCGGAGATCAACCCGCTGCGCACAGAGGCCGTCATGACGTCCGCGTCCGCGGGCATCGACGACCTCACGCACACCGGAGACAAGACGACGACCACCGTCGCCATGGACTTCGGACGCATCACCCTGGACCAGGACCTGATCCTGTACCTCTTCGGCACTCCCGGCCAGGACCGCTTCTGGTTCATGTGGGACGACCTGGTCCGCGGCGCCATCGGTGCCATCGTCCTGGTCGACACCCGCCGTCTCGCCGACTGCTTCCCGGCGGTCGACTACTTCGAGAACAGCGGTCTGCCCTTCGTGATCGCCCTCAACGGCTTCGACGGCAGCCAGCCGTACAACCCGGACGAGGTTCGCGAGGCCCTGCAGATCGGCCCGGACACCCCGATCATCACGACGGACGCCCGCCACCGCGCGGACGCCAAGTCGGCGCTGATCACGCTCGTGGAGCACGCGCTGATGGCGCGGCTGCGCTAG